One Bacillus thuringiensis DNA segment encodes these proteins:
- a CDS encoding plasmid recombination protein, with product MLFSISFNQSHQSSLSHNNRENIYGNSGIDLSRLEENIYFVQKDIRSVYKDVFQEAVDKYNEKQKRNDRKIKDYYDKIKKDTKTHEQRELVVAIGEGKDDAKYREAKKEALIQYAEAFQERNLNLAVYNMVLHDDEANPHLHINYVPNFESSRGLTRRVGMDRALQQQGVQGKGTELIANWRQLETAYIESLAKEQIPNFERANVGSHKYMKVRQYKEYAEAVFNIENQFMELSKQLPNNKITLKTKKKEIRTEVKPKLIGKPEIIEKETGNYVFSPKQLEKIEGLITAAVTVKKDYERLQKTDLVKENKELNRQVDSLYDSLKESQKINLKLKEENRKLNTEIGSLKTHIKDLKENIRVLYQQTKKAFKEKFKVFREIIKNELDSRGIDNQFEREHKREISKHRDFDRER from the coding sequence ATGTTGTTCTCTATCTCATTTAATCAATCTCACCAAAGTTCATTAAGCCATAATAATAGAGAAAACATTTATGGGAATTCTGGTATAGATCTATCCAGGTTAGAAGAGAATATTTACTTTGTTCAAAAAGACATCCGAAGTGTATACAAGGATGTTTTTCAAGAAGCGGTAGATAAGTATAACGAGAAACAAAAACGTAATGATCGCAAAATTAAGGATTATTATGACAAAATAAAAAAAGATACAAAGACACATGAGCAACGGGAATTAGTTGTAGCGATTGGGGAAGGTAAAGACGACGCGAAATATAGGGAAGCCAAAAAGGAAGCGTTAATACAGTATGCTGAGGCGTTTCAAGAGCGGAATCTTAATCTAGCTGTTTATAACATGGTTTTACATGATGATGAAGCGAATCCGCATTTACATATTAACTATGTACCGAATTTCGAAAGTAGTCGAGGATTAACGAGGCGTGTCGGAATGGATAGAGCCTTGCAACAACAAGGCGTACAAGGAAAAGGAACGGAGCTAATTGCGAATTGGAGACAATTAGAAACGGCTTATATTGAATCTTTGGCTAAAGAACAAATTCCAAATTTTGAACGTGCCAATGTGGGTTCCCATAAATATATGAAAGTCCGTCAATACAAGGAATATGCTGAAGCAGTTTTTAATATTGAGAATCAATTTATGGAGCTAAGTAAGCAATTGCCTAATAATAAAATTACGTTAAAGACCAAAAAGAAAGAGATCAGGACAGAGGTAAAACCAAAATTAATTGGTAAACCTGAAATCATAGAAAAAGAGACAGGTAATTATGTTTTTTCTCCAAAGCAACTTGAAAAAATAGAGGGATTGATAACCGCAGCAGTCACTGTAAAAAAAGATTACGAGCGTTTACAGAAAACGGACTTGGTAAAAGAAAATAAGGAATTGAATCGTCAAGTTGATAGTTTGTATGATTCTTTAAAAGAATCTCAAAAGATAAATTTGAAGTTGAAAGAGGAAAATAGAAAATTAAATACTGAAATAGGCTCATTAAAAACTCATATAAAGGATTTGAAGGAGAATATAAGAGTTTTGTATCAACAGACGAAAAAAGCTTTTAAAGAGAAATTTAAGGTGTTTAGAGAGATTATTAAAAATGAATTGGATAGCAGGGGAATAGATAATCAATTTGAACGTGAACATAAGAGAGAAATAAGTAAACATCGGGATTTTGATAGGGAAAGATAG